Below is a window of Quercus robur chromosome 6, dhQueRobu3.1, whole genome shotgun sequence DNA.
TAAAAAAATTACCTAACATACTTGTTCCTCATGTTTCTTTTGTACTGATCTTGCTTAAACTCATTAACATGTCTCTTAATTGTTGAGGTTTTTGCTTCCTGcatttgctttcttgtttcaTGGTTATACAAAGCTACTTGTACCTGGGATACTTAATTCCCTGCCTGTCATGGTCTTGCTAGAAATTTTAGAATCATTGGTTATGttgatagtttttattttgttaacatCTTAGTTACATGAATTGTCTGGATGGTTTTGATGCATGTGTTTTGAAATGTTAAGGGTTCTGCTCCCATGGCCTTTATCTTCTACTTCTTTATGTTGCATAAGAGCTAGAACACATGTTAATTTTATCTGTCTGAGGTTTGCTAATAGGTAGCCGTAATTGCACCAAATGTCCCAGCCCTGTATGAAGCTCATTTTGGAATTCCAATGGCTGGAGCTGTTCTAAATGCTGTAAATATTCGTCTAAATGCATCAACCATTGGTTTCCTTCTTGGTCATTCATTAGCTGCAGTAGTGATGGTGGATCAAGAGTTTTTTGGCTTAGCAGAAGAAGCTTTGAAAATCTGGGCAGAGAAAAGCAGAAGTTTCAAGCCTCCACTTCTGATTGTCATAGGTGACAAAAACTGTGACCCCAATGGACTCAAATACGCTTTAGGAAGAGGGGCTATTGAATATGAGAAATTCCTGGAAGCTGGTGATCCTGAGTTTGCTTGGAAACCACCAGAGGACGAGTGGCAGAGCATTTCTTTGGGTTATACATCTGGTACTACTGCTAGTCCTAAGGGGGTGGTGTTACATCACAGGGGGGCATATATCATGGCTATGAGTAATCCTCTTATCTGGGAGATGAATGACAGACCTGTATACCTATGGACTCTGCCCATGTTCCATTGCAATGGTTGGTGTTTCCCTTGGACTCTTGCTGCTATTTGTGCAACAAGCATATGCCTTCGCCAGGTAAATAGTTGGGTTTGTAATTGCTTAACATATTTACTTTTGTCTGAAAGAAATTATACAATGACAACAACCAAGCTGCAGTCCCAGAAAATTGGGGTCAGATATGGCTTCTCAATAGACTAGTTAGGGTCAACcacatgtatttttttcccGCCATTCTTTTCTATCCGAAGTTTGAAAGAAATTATGCAATCTTCATTATGTAATCTGAACCCTTAATACCTTGCTTGTTGATTTTAATAGATATGAATGATCTTCATgatgttttttgtgtttcagGTTAGGGCTAAGGAAATCTATTCAGCCATAGCCAAACATGGCGTGACACACTTTTGTGCTGCTCCTGTAGTTCTCAACAGCATAGTTAATGCTCCACCTGAAGAAACTATCCTTCCCCTCCCTCGTACTGTTCATGTAATGACAGCTGGTGCAGCCCCTCCCCCTTCTGTCCTCCTTTCAATGACTGAAAAAGGCTTCCGTGTCACACACACTTATGGTCTCTCAGAAACCTATGGCCCCTCCACTGTTTGTGTGTGGAAGCCTGAGTGGGACTCACTACCCCCTGTAACCCAAGCCCGTCTAAATGCACGCCAAGGTGTTCGGTATGTTGGTTTAGAGTGCGTAGATGTTGTCGACTCTAAAACAATGCAACCTGTTCCTGCTGATGGAACTACAGTTGGGGAGATAGTATTCCGGGGTAATATTGTGATGAAGGGCTACTTAAAGAACCCAAAAGCAAATGAGGAGGCTTTTGCAAATGGGTGGTACCATTCGGGAGATCTTGCTGTAAAGCATCAAGATGGATATATAGAAATTAAAGATAGGGCCAAAGACATCATTATATCTGGAGGTGAAAACATCAGTAGTGTGGAGGTAGAAAATGCTTTATACTTGCACCCAGCAATTTTTGAGGTATCAGTGGTGGCAAGGCCGGATGAGAGGTGGGGTGAGTCTCCTTGTGCTTTTGTGACATTGAAGCCTAATGTAGATAAATCGGATGAGCAGCGTTTGGCAAAAGATATACTAACGTTCTGCAAATCTAAGTTGCCTGCTTATTGGATACCAAAGTCGGTTATATTTGGACCATTACCAAAGACAGCTACTGGGAAGATACAGAAGCATTTGCTGAGGGCCAAGGTAAAAGAGATGGGGCCTGTCAGGAATAGTAAGCTATAGCTCTTGATGGTGActgtagaaagaaagaagaataagagaCTGCCTTTCAGTTCTTAacatgtttttcttttgatggTTTGTACTTGTTGCATCCAATCCTACAATCTCTTTGTTTCTATTTGTAAGTGCCATATGTTGTGCTGGCAGATTGTAAGAAATTAGCTGGTTATTCAGCAAAACATTATCCTAATCTGGTACTGTAATAACTTTGAAGACTTCCATGAtgggtattaaaaaaaaacattattgcaTACTGTTGGAACAAAACTTCCTCACACGGTTAGCACCAAGGTTTCCATTCACTTGGCCATTGAAAATAAAGCCACATTGTCTAAGCTTGATGTAAGGGCATTGCCAGTTAGTTATGCAGTGAAAATAGTTACTGCTGGACTTGTTGAGTCTTCAATTTCCTTACTTCTTGCTATTAATGGTTCTAGCCTCACACAGCTCCCATATGGGAAGGGCAGGGATGGGTTTGGGCCCCCGTGAAGCAGAGAGGGCAGCCAAATTGTGCTAGTCCGTTTGCCtcagtttcttttattttttgttttgttttgttttgtttttttaatctaaaagcATAATTTTTATCAAGATACAACTGTACTTTTGGACAACGATCAAAATAAGGTAATGAAAACAAGGTGATTCAAACACACAATGACAATAATAACAGGGAAAAGAGAGCCTTTTTGAGCGTCTAAAATAATTAGGGAACAAATTGTGAGGAGAGTGATCAGATTCATGAatagtttcaaactttcaataACAGATATATTGCTACCTTCAAAAATAACGTAATTGAGCTTCAAGCTAGGTGGCAGAGATGATTTTGCTAAGAGCAAAAGGCATGATTTAACTTCAACCCAAGCCAGATCAGCAGCAGTTTCTTTGGCTGCCATGGccttcacaatttttttcccttacttTCTCTATGTATCACTTTACTTATTTGCTTAAAGGTGAGACAAAAAGTGACTTTCAACTGACTGCTAATCTCGCAATTTGAACTCTTTCCCCCTTAGATctccaagcactttgtacatggagaggtgtcaattcagttacaaggcctttggcaacTAACTTAAGGAGTTGATTGTCTAGGTTGGTGACATGTTGGCACCATCCTAGTTTTCTTGCCTATTTCAAGTGCTTAAGCTTTCTTGTAGTTAAAAAATTGATGGACCAGACTTATTTAACCCACTCCAAAATGGGcttatatataaacaatttctAATATTCTTgaataattacaaataaatatataaacactTATTTATATAGATacactaattaaattaaaagattaGTAAactgaattattattttgtttagaacaattaatataaacaataaattattattaaaagatctcatacaaattttttttttaagtgattgtCAAGATTTgaatcaattaataaaatttttattatttaataaaggATCTAAGATCAAATTCCacctataaccaaaaaaaaaaaaaaaaaaaaaaaaaaaaaaaagaagaagaagaagaagaagaagaagaagaagaagaagaagaggagggaTTTAAGCAAAAGAGACAAACGAGTTTTGTAAAAACATCTTACTAGCCATGTACATTGGGACAAGATTAATTTGGATTAATGTAATGTGTGTCTAATACTCgttaaaaaatgtttattatattGGGTTAAAACGTTAATTAGCACTTCAGTTAAAATagtaaactttaaaattttaaaaacttaacaTAAGGTTATCTAACACTTGGGATAaaccaaaatttacaaaaaggTGAAGGTTAAAGTTGAATCTTCTTTAAAGTCAGGATGAATCAAAGTCATCTCTaaggttaaatttttttccctaatatctttaatcttttcaaatttcataatCTAGGGAATCTAACTCTTGGGATAaaccaaaatttacaaaaaggCGAAAGTTGAAGTAGAATCTTCTTTAAAGTTAGGATGAATCAAAGTCATCTCTaaggttaaatttttttccctaatatctttaatcttttcaaatttcataatCTAGGGTTTTAAAATTTGGAGATTTTACAAGATCAAAGGTTTTAAGCCAAATGAGTGTGCATAACTTcatattttgatgaattttgagttttaatgtTAGATTATTGACTCTAGTATGTTTATAGCTTGATTCATAGAGGGAATTAGTAAGCAAATTAGCCCTAAACGTGAGTTTAGCattagatttcataaaaataaacaactatATATTTGGATTGTACTCGAAAAGTTGATTAGGAACCTAATCTAGAACCTGAAAAGGAgttgtttaaaaaaagaaaaaaaaaaaagaaaagaaaaagttataaaatCCGAAAATAAGGAAAGTGTGGCCCACCACGCCTACCTTTGGCCCAATTAGGTCCAGTGAATATCCATTATGAGCCCCACTTTGGCCCAAAATTCAGACTAGAACATTTAATtcctcaaataataataaataaataaaaattaagggaTAGTTTCATAAAGTTATTTTCAGAATAATTAGGTGAAAATTTTAATCATACCATAGTTAGCATCATACAATTTTGGTAATAACtcagttgtgtttttttttaagaagaaaaattcaaattagatgGAATATGCGAAAATCTGGGTTAATTACTAATGTTTGGGGttaaaattttgtgattttgaaggTAAGTAACCTTTTCCCCTGGCTAGTgattatttttacttaaaacatattgtttgatataaagaaATTGTTATTTGTTTCTCATGATGATATGAATCGATTGTTGAATTACTTTAATTAagtttttcttaataaaaaagatGATTTCCTTGATGATATTATAGAGTTTTCAACTATATTAGTTCTATTTGTAGTACATATTACATCTATTAAACTAGGAACATGCATGAAAAAAGAATCaatgttttgaataaaatatatatataaattatgttTTGGATCCTGACAAATTAATGGGCTATAGCCTATATGCACTGTTTTAAAAATCGGCCTGAAATGATCGGTTCAACAAGGAACCAAACCCTAAACTGGttcaataaaatacaaaaaccagCAAAAAATCCAGGAACTAGCCATTTTTTCGGTTATTTAACCATTCCTAAAATTAGTTTCTTCTATGACTACCATGCATGGCTTATGTGAGGTTCTAGGCCTAGCGACGTAAATGTAGCATATGTTGATAGTCACATttgtgtaatatatatatatatatgtaatattttaaaaaatttattgtcaaaGTCCAATAAATGCTTCCAACCGTATAATTGTTTTATATGTTTGATTTAACTAGTTAAGGTCACTGGTTATTTTTATTGAGCTGTTTATAATTAGCTCActcctttctttctctatttcaaaatttgaggaTGATATTCATTTTGGGCTCTTTGAGGTGTTGCATGTGAGAAAAACTTTaggacttatatatatattcattgagGTTAGTGTATCAGTGAGTCTGCAGGGAAGTTTTCTAATTTGAGGATTTTGTTTCGAATGTAGTAGATAGTTTAATTTGAGGGAAGTTTTTAACCTGTGAATGATTTCTTAGAGTATAGTTTTTAACCTCTAATTACTCAATACTCACTAATAAGAcgaaattttatatttgtacaACATTGCCATCACATGCATGCATAACCTCAAAAGTCATAAGTCATATATATAGTTGAATTTGAGGGTGTGATAGTTTGATTCATGATTTGACATGAAGTTTGACATGCAGATTAGcaccaagaaaaatatatgatgaCAAGGAATGAGGTGTGTGTGTGGTGTGGGTGAGATAAATACTAACCAATGAAGTATTGTGATAAAACACATAACGACTTGTTGGGCATGATGGTGTCGGGTAGGCCTTGTTCTTGACCCTTATGGTTATGGAGTCTAATCAAGCCAATCCCATACGATTGTCTATTATTATGGAGCTCTTTACAAGCTATGGCAGCCAGTGGTCATATTCACAACGATAAACTTGTCTCTATACTCTTAACATTTGACgattatgatttttctttttttcacgtTTTAATTCAGTGAAGAAAAGAATTACGATGTGATTTGAGTTGTGGCTTAAGGAATCTTAAAGCTTTGAAAGGATTGGTGCATCAATCAATTGGGAGATATAGGATTCAATATTATATTAGATTACGGCTTGTAAAGGACTTTTATGCTATCTAATAAATCTAATCATCTTAGAATTATGATAGCTTTCAAAGTGTGACATAGCAATGGTAACTAAATATAGATTCTTTCTTCTATCCATGCATGTTTCGAAGTTGCTTCTTGTAGCGTGTTTCATGTGGCCAAAAAAATGCACAGTTAGAACTTAGACTCGAGCTCCTTGGCTGGACTACCTAGATATCCCATAAGAGCTTACAATAATTATGGCTATGGAAATAACTCAAATCTCATAAATCTAAAAATGTATTTAGTGTCATGTACttacaattaaaacaaaatctaattatGAAATGAAGAGTGTCTTGTTGGTTCCATTAGTCTAGTTGGAGGCATAAACCAATTAGTATTTAAAGTTTAATTAAACATCTTTCTTTGACAAAATTTCAAAGGCAAATACGGATTTGATTAAAGAGGTTTCCAAAGAAGTAGGGAAGTTAATTGGAGGAGGATAACTGGATAAGGAAAGAGCTTCATGTTTGTTAGTTGGCAGAgctatctttttatttttttatttttttttatttatgtcaGCGATGGTATATTCAGGATAAGAATGTGATATCCAATTAGCAACACACAAACATATCTAAGGCCACTGTTGTAGCTTAAAGCATGTAGTTCTAAACTACTAAAATACATGCATGGTATCTACGGATAGACATGTTCCTTCTCATCCAAGATTTGCCAAAACTTTCAAGCAATATTGGTGGGTCCATATATATTATTCATGATCCAGTTAGGCCACAATTTCAACCAATCATATCTTCTCTGTCTATCATTGCCAAATTGTCATTTTTGGTCATATTCTTATTCCCTGTCGATTCACAGGGCAACTAATTAATCACTCATACATTGCATGAAATGAAAGTCACGTTACACTGGGGATGAGAAAGAATCTGATTGGTTGGCATTGGAAACTAGCAGAAAGCTAACTaatcttttcttcaaaataaagaaaacaaaattaaatattcaaataatataaatttttttttgggtgcaagaACTATAATAATTTCTTATAGATTGTCGATCCAttaccttattattattattatttggtgtGAAGGGGGTTTTATAAACTCATAATTGGCCTCAAACAAGGCAACTACTTTATTGCTTCCATATATAAGCCAGGAAAATAATTTGCAAAGAAACTATGTAATATGTCATTGAGCAAGCCTAGATACAGGAATAAATATCATCCAAGTGAAGCCCAATAGTTTGcaaagagaaatatatataatcattcataattttattattttagataatagaATTTGACTCATGTGTCTACTCTACAGTAGTTGGAGGCTCGGAGATTATTATCTAGTCAAGCTTGGGGAGTTAAATATATGATTAAGAAAAGATTAATTGTAGTACAATTTAGAGTATTGGTTGAAATTTTGACATATACAACCTACTTTCACCTGGTCAATACGTTCCACGCAAATCTGCTTCATCTTTATCTGATTATTAGggcatatatatatgataatttgCACAATTTAATTGGTTCTAAAAGTTGGTCTAACGTACGGTTTTAAGACCTCATGTAATCTTTGAGATCTTAGTCCTAGATATTCTTAGCATTCTAACCAATAGTATAGAGTCATACTTAATGGATTCTTTTAtgtaataatttgatgtatGCGGCATGAGAAGATTATACTCACTAGGGGATATTTATGTGTTCTAATTAAGAACCGTGATCACtgttaacaagaaaaaaaaggaacaatttagtgtatgtttggatagcACGTCTCACGTCTGCGTccgcgttttcctttttttttttttttttccagctgCATATTGTTGACTTTTCAGTCATGAACAGTGACTTATAtactgttcacgggtcccacaaacttcactttttatcaactttttcattaaaaatgggtcacacggtactatttacacatttaaaaattattttgctacagtgttttcagttttcagttttcagtttcagcaaaataagttctatccaaacagacccttaaaattaagtaaaaccATAAGAAACATTAAtcagctatatatatatatatatatgtgctaaCATCAAATATTCATTATGTTCATGTTCAAACCTTAAGGTGCCACCACATAAGACACATTAAACATGAAATGTAGACTGTAGAGTGAGTTTCATGTTCGGACAGAGAGAGCCGTACTatttgtattaatatatatatatatatatatattttttttttttgatgaatatttgtattaatatttaaggctgaagtttttttttttttttttttaatttataattttctagaaaagagaaaacaaacaaaagcttCCTATTGCTTGTAAAATAACCAACATCATAAATATTGACTATTTCACCGAAAAACAACTTCAGCCTTTGTATTAATGTTTAAGGCTGAAGTTGTTTTTCGGTGAAATAGTCAATATTTATGATGTTGGTTATTTTACAAGCAATAGGAagcttttatttgttttctcttttctaggccttctttctgttttgttttatttacttttttttttttttggttcaattaaCGGGTGCTCTCAAGCAGCTATTATggattatttttgaaaattaaaaaaaatgtaaaaaaaaatgattttttaaaaaaattttattattaaaaatttcttaaattaatgCTCTAAAAGCATAtgttaatttttctcattttttgagAACTTGTGAAAatctgaacttttttttttggttgtttctgAGATGTTGAAGGTTAGAGAATAGAAGAGGATGATACGCAAGGGACGCAAACGTGTACAATAATcctatttgatttgttttcatGTGCCATTTGATACAATATTCCATATTTCTTGTCTACATCATATATTAAAAACTATCTGATGACATATCCTTACTACTTTATTCATACGGTTCGTCTCTTCTTccattccattttttatttttttctttttgggtgggGACCTTACAATAAAGGGTTCTTGAATAAGCATGGGTATATTCATGGCAAATCCCATGAGTATGGCTAGAGGGAGAAAATTGGCAAATGTCTCTTTCACACAAATTTTCCAACATTTTACCTtctttctcaaactaattagggaaatatccctattttgaaactcgattttctaaaaatcgagttataacaaattgaaaaattaattaatttatttttttttctggaactcgagttccatgtagagtactcgagttccatgaactcaAGTACttcacatggaactcgagtttcaaaaaaaaaaaaatttttttgctaagtcTACATTTGCTATAACTCAATgttccaaaaatcgagttttaaaataggggtattTCTCTATTTAGTTTGGAAAATTGGGCAAAATGCTGGAAAGTTTGTGTGAAAGGGGCATTTGCCAATTTTGGCCATGGCTAGAGAAATACCCATTACCAAACTTATGTTATTTGAGATATATGTATTCTCAGACTTAGTTTATCAGTTTGAGTTTGGTACACCCatttgaaaaatggattttttaaacaataaactaaAGTTACTACTAATTTTATTACAACCTCCGTCACAGTTTGTTTGTCATCTATTTCATTTTGGGATGTCTCAAAATATtatcctgtttctaaaaataaaaattattagtttattaatgTTCCAATTatacccctactttattttcaaaactatttgaaaagaaaactaactaatatttaaaaaaatcaatttaattggggcacctttttagttgcctcattaagaataattctttttaaaaaaacaaataaatttatttaagggtagttttgtaaacttatacatttttataaggcagacaagataataaatgatattcccttaaaaagtttaacttttcaaacaggacaaacaaattaGGACTGAAGAAGTATTAAAAAGCTTACAAACTTACCCAAAAATAACTAGGATTGATGTCAcctagaaaatataataaataaattcattaatttctattttgtctgatgtttaaaaatttacacatcaatttataggacatatatatttagtaaaaattatgatatCCTAAGCATAattcttttgaaaaacttttgattttaaTAATTGCTTAATTAAAATgagttatttgaaaattttgagtgattggtaaaatatgtaaaaaaaatgttgggttAATAGTTTGAATGTTTGGCAAACATTGTAAAAAACTGTTGTTTGGTTAACAAATTAATGACCAACAAAACAAGCTATTATCTAAGATTTTCTTTATCACCGTGTACCCTTGGTGTGGTGGTCattccataagtataagtgtttatGGGGTGCTTGTGGGATGTGGAGGGtaagggtcggggttcaagttttcaggaggGAGATTTGATGATGACAATGacaataatataatttctatcattattattatgattattattattattattattattattattattattattattattattattattattattattattatactaatgattcttttaattttaataatttgaaagAGGACTAAATAGATAccaatatacattaatatatatattaatagccaaatttgagagaaaatctaattagatttcaaattgaaatttaactggtgtctaattttgcgccatgtgtcccatctaatctaagcttttaattttttgtgttaagtgagttaattcaaagtaaaaattggatttcaattagagtttaattttgccaCACGTCccatctaatttaaaattttaaaatttttgtgccaatTGAGTAATTTGGTGTACAAAATGAGgagttcaatataaataaaccataaaaaagcTAATAATATATCTgacctatatataaaattagagaaaaaaagagttgTCTATTTatgagccattttttttttgttactaaaaataatttaaatttataagttatttatgtaatataccATGACTATTTGCGGTCCATTACTAACTAGGTAGTGAGTGTGtgtctttatatataaaattagagaaaaaaagagttgTCTATTTATGAGCCATTTTTTtgtgtaattaaaaataattcaaatttataagttatttgTGTAATATACCATGACTATTTATGGTTTATTACTAACTAggtagtgtgtgtgtgtgtgtatatataagaaaattcaattaggggtgtgcaaaatATCCGCTTAACCTGCCAACCCGCCTGACCCGCCCGCCTCGTGCGGGTCATTAAGTTAGGCGATTTGGGTTGGGCGGGTTAGACCCCAAAATTGCGGATTGGATTGGGTTATGGATTAAATTATGGATTGAAAAATTGCCAACCCGTTACAACCCGACCCACCTGCTTAATTATACATATGTAAAAGATATAATATATTAGTTCAGATTGTTAAGTATTTAAAGTTAGTAAATTCACCTAATAAATTTTTAcaactaatcaataatcaattccCTAAATAGAACTGTCCTTCAAAAAATTCcttaaacaaaatctaaaaagtcaacattgaaaccctaaacaccTCTACCTACCACCTATCCTATTTACTTCAGCTGTGTATACAGTATACACTTTGTGGCTCTAGGTCTCACTTTTTCTTCTCACCTTTCACTTTTGGCTTTCACCTTCAGCCATCATCTTTcccttcctctttcttttttaacctTTTTGAAGCCTATTTCTAATCATTTCAATTCTTCATCGACAATCACAAAGGTACGTAATTGCGTTATTGTTTTCTAttgtttaattcttttttttcttttttattttggtttatgtcattttatccgtttaTATGTTATAAAACGTGTTATAATATTACAAGTAAAGCCATTCTGGTAGGCAGGTTCATTGTATATTCAAGTAGGTCATTGTATATTCAAGTTAAATATGTTATATATTACATAAGAATACAATTCATCTAGATCTTTATCTTTgtctaatttattatttattatttttaatcctTGATGTGACTTTGGAAATGTTAAGACTTTGagtttgttgatttaattttcctAAGTTGTAAGGCAGAGCCTactgttttttaatttcctaagtTGTGAGGTAGAGCCTACTTTTGCTAGAGATGATATATCTATTTTTCATTGACCTTATGTTTATGTTAGAATTGAGATTATTCATTGAAATCAacctttaggttttttttttttttttgtgcattagttatattttgagattatttaataaaaaattgtagtttgtgataatttttttttaaaaaaatattgttaacgTCAACCCACCTAATCTGCCGAGTTGAAACCACCAAAATTTGTAACCAATCCTCCAAATTTAGACTTTGGTGGGTTGGTAGTGGATTAGAATTTTCCTAACTCGCTAGTGGTGGATTGGATAGAAAAATTGGTGTTTACCCTCCCAATTCGACTCGCGCACACccctaaattcaattagaatgaaaattagattttgctattgttagctttccataaaaattaaattgtttaaatttttgttgttattttttctctaaacaaatgagcatattttttatactgtttCTATTAAGATATTTTATATGCAAAGATCTTGAACCtaaaaatttgtaattgaaCTGAATGATCTCATGCACCTATCCACATTCAATTTAAGAGACACCATTGGACCAatccattctttttattttgtgttgtatttagtagaatttcacgTACAAtgattgtgaattgatattgtatatgtagtattCAATagtgatttttaaaattatctacTCGCGTTGTCCCAATTTGTTTGCTTGGtttcaaaaatcaaactttttaagagaatatcatttattgtcttgtctgctatataaaaatatataagtttccaaaactacccttaaataaatttatcaaaaatggttttgaaaataaagtagggacataataggaacattaggaaattaatagtttttaattttagaaacaagacaatatttttGGAACAttccaaaatagaatagaggacaaacaaattgggatAGAGAGAGTACATAATAGcaatgtaatgagaaacttggTGTAACTAATATCATGAAAACTGTAAGGAAATATCATTTTAATACCTCTAAATGTTTTAGTTGAACTAATGTCCTATATGTTTAATAACCCAAGTTAACATCAATATCACCACTTCAATTTATCATTTTCGTGCATAAGCACGGGTTACTTACTAGTAAAATTATAATGAGCCATGCATTCTAATAAAATCGGTATTTATGTATGTGGCTTTCTCAAGTAATACAATTAAGTTTA
It encodes the following:
- the LOC126688938 gene encoding acetate--CoA ligase CCL3, yielding MGQDIDDLPKNAANFTALTPLWFLDRAALAHPDKTSLLHGSLRYTWRDTYNRCRRLASSLSKHSVGLGSTVAVIAPNVPALYEAHFGIPMAGAVLNAVNIRLNASTIGFLLGHSLAAVVMVDQEFFGLAEEALKIWAEKSRSFKPPLLIVIGDKNCDPNGLKYALGRGAIEYEKFLEAGDPEFAWKPPEDEWQSISLGYTSGTTASPKGVVLHHRGAYIMAMSNPLIWEMNDRPVYLWTLPMFHCNGWCFPWTLAAICATSICLRQVRAKEIYSAIAKHGVTHFCAAPVVLNSIVNAPPEETILPLPRTVHVMTAGAAPPPSVLLSMTEKGFRVTHTYGLSETYGPSTVCVWKPEWDSLPPVTQARLNARQGVRYVGLECVDVVDSKTMQPVPADGTTVGEIVFRGNIVMKGYLKNPKANEEAFANGWYHSGDLAVKHQDGYIEIKDRAKDIIISGGENISSVEVENALYLHPAIFEVSVVARPDERWGESPCAFVTLKPNVDKSDEQRLAKDILTFCKSKLPAYWIPKSVIFGPLPKTATGKIQKHLLRAKVKEMGPVRNSKL